The genomic stretch TCCTTGTCTCTTAAGCGCATAGACAACATCCATCGCAGTCACCGTCTTCCTCTTGGCGTGTTCGGTGTAAGTGACGGCGTCACGGATGACATTCTCCAAGAACACTTTCAGCACACCTCTGGTCTCCTCGTAAATCAGGCCAGAGATACGCTTCACTCCGCCACGACGAGCGAGACGACGGATTGCGGGCTTGGTGATGCCTTGGATGTTATCACGGAGAACTTTGCGGTGACGCTTGGCACCTCCTTTGCCCAGACCTTTGCCTCCTTTGCCTCTTCCAGACATATTGAACGATGTAATGTAGAGCAATTGTTTGAGTGGAAGAGACGCTGGGGCGGCCAGTTTACTACATAACTGCGGACCTAATAGAAGACTGCCCCAGTGATCTGGGTTGGGCGGTCCTTGAGTGAGAAGCCCTCCCTCCCCCATGACGTGACTAGGAAGAATTACAGGCGGTTGCATTGTATACTGAATTTGACTCAAATAGTGCAGTTAGTCGTGGAGTtaccaaaaaaaaaggtttgcaaTACACATGATTATATCACATTAGATTACCATTAAAGCGATTTCAATTTCCTTTTCACTTTAATTGCTGGCTTTTGGGAGTTTCTacctgattgattgagacttttattagtagattgcacagtacagtacatattccgtacaattgaccactaaatggtaacacccgaataagtttttcaactggtttaagtcggggtccacgttaatcaattcatgatagtTTTAATGCaaaccaaacatccatccatccattgtctaccacttgtccctttcggggtcgctgggggtgctggagcctatctcagctgcaattgattcccgggcgcggccaccgctgctgctcactgctctcctcacctcccagggggtgatcaagggtgatgggtcaaatgcagagaataattttgccacacctcgtgtgtgtgtgtgtgtgtgtgacaatcattggtactttaactttaaaaataagtcaaatcaaCTCAAGCCAAAATTAGGAACACATTTATGTACACATTCTTGTCAAACCACAATTGTGAAAATTGGATTAACACACTGAAAATAAATGAATTCTGTATCAATCTTTTATGAAATACCAACAAACATCATGGAATTAAATCCTGGCCTGAACTGTTTTTGAGATGATTGACAAAATGATGCAATCGGCATGTACACAACCAACAGTCgagcttaattaaaaaaaagagaaaacgttagaattttttttactgcaatgaTTGagcaaaaatacatattttctttCAATATTTCTTCTTTTCCCCCACCacacaaaacaattttaaacTCAAACTGCAATGAATATAATGTTGAAGGAACACAAAAGAAATCATGAAGAAGAAAAAGTAATTAACAACTCACAATTTCTGCACACTTTATGTatgcttacacacacttgttaattgTACATTATATCGTACTCATCCATTGGGTACTGACAGCGTGCTTACAACATGTACTTAATATATACTATTGACCTATATTTTATGTGTAATGCCATCTTTGTTGTAATAAAGGAATCTTCAAGCTATAACTTGTAATGTCCATTTTGCAAACTTTTCCATCTGTGGCAGGTAtgctatagatcaggggtgtccaactaaTTTTAgaccaggggccacatggagaaaaatttgtgggccggactgataaaatcacggcacgataacttaaaaataaagacaacaaataaacaataaagacaagattgttttccttgtttaaaaatagaacgagcacattctgaaaatgtacaaatcataatgttgttgtttttttttacacttgcatattgcggttaa from Nerophis lumbriciformis linkage group LG26, RoL_Nlum_v2.1, whole genome shotgun sequence encodes the following:
- the LOC133623819 gene encoding histone H4 yields the protein MSGRGKGGKGLGKGGAKRHRKVLRDNIQGITKPAIRRLARRGGVKRISGLIYEETRGVLKVFLENVIRDAVTYTEHAKRKTVTAMDVVYALKRQGRTLYGFGG